Proteins encoded in a region of the Mucispirillum schaedleri ASF457 genome:
- a CDS encoding LPP20 family lipoprotein, whose product MKKILLLVLVITSLVIAGCSSKNKTVSAAQFNKCYKDAPSWVIMGGAEGGLSAVGSAQIGNAGLSFARTEALANGRDEIARMLQLKVSNMVKNFTQTTGIGDAQTVDKVSSNVSRQLANQTLTGSKAKQTWISSECNELFILVVADAPAMEEDIKAQITSSYRNEQALWQQIQAKNALKEMDEQIEKVMKTPNNQLDGY is encoded by the coding sequence ATGAAAAAAATATTGTTACTTGTTTTAGTAATAACATCATTAGTTATTGCAGGTTGTTCTTCAAAAAATAAGACAGTTTCAGCTGCTCAGTTTAATAAGTGCTACAAAGATGCACCATCATGGGTGATTATGGGTGGAGCAGAAGGTGGTCTTTCTGCAGTTGGCAGTGCTCAAATTGGTAATGCTGGACTTTCTTTTGCAAGAACAGAAGCACTTGCAAACGGCAGAGATGAAATAGCTCGTATGCTTCAGCTAAAAGTAAGCAATATGGTCAAAAACTTTACTCAAACTACAGGTATTGGAGATGCTCAAACAGTAGATAAAGTATCTTCTAATGTTTCTCGTCAGTTAGCAAACCAAACATTAACAGGCTCAAAAGCAAAGCAAACATGGATATCTTCAGAATGTAATGAATTATTTATACTTGTAGTTGCAGATGCTCCTGCAATGGAAGAAGATATTAAAGCTCAAATCACATCAAGCTATCGTAATGAACAGGCATTATGGCAGCAAATTCAAGCTAAAAATGCTTTAAAAGAGATGGATGAGCAGATTGAAAAGGTAATGAAAACTCCTAATAATCAGTTAGATGGATATTAA
- a CDS encoding flagellar assembly protein T N-terminal domain-containing protein, producing the protein MIRLNIILLLLFIFYIGTVFAIEIETTGEALIINNDKSSAKAMALSRAKWTAVETVSPAKVKIDTIINNAEIADEAVKTELSATIKSYNIVEEYVKDNKYIIKIKADVIPEKVENLIDVISSDTSICVMIAGSMPENNKLLFDNAFNMAVIKQLEEKGFNVNLVDYSLITSNNFNAAFNNTTYKSIDNLIKNEMCRNILLGILSIIDMGNNAGYGTVSFKMVSGELNWKLIEKENNKIKILNSGFFSGRSQGATLNNAAVNIYKSMANNTAVKLVSQVSEKVLGDNYKSIRIVLTGANTLIDDLADLKNDLKNIPFVLQVKEQDDSSLIVDYPDKSYYLAVFLEKDNKYKVTKLSYNELIIRK; encoded by the coding sequence GTGATTAGACTCAATATTATTTTGTTATTACTTTTTATTTTCTATATTGGCACTGTTTTTGCTATTGAAATAGAAACAACTGGTGAAGCTTTAATTATAAATAATGATAAGTCATCAGCTAAAGCTATGGCTTTATCAAGAGCTAAATGGACTGCTGTAGAAACAGTAAGCCCTGCAAAAGTAAAGATAGATACAATTATTAATAATGCAGAGATTGCAGATGAAGCTGTTAAAACTGAGCTTTCTGCAACAATAAAATCTTATAATATTGTAGAAGAATATGTAAAAGATAATAAATATATTATAAAAATTAAAGCAGATGTTATTCCAGAAAAGGTAGAAAATCTTATTGATGTAATATCAAGTGATACATCAATTTGTGTAATGATTGCAGGCAGTATGCCTGAAAATAATAAACTGTTATTTGATAATGCTTTTAATATGGCAGTAATAAAACAGCTGGAAGAAAAGGGATTTAATGTTAATTTAGTTGATTACAGCTTAATTACATCAAACAATTTTAATGCTGCTTTTAATAATACTACATATAAAAGTATAGATAATTTAATAAAAAATGAAATGTGCAGGAACATTTTGCTGGGTATTCTATCTATTATAGATATGGGAAATAATGCAGGCTATGGCACTGTTTCTTTTAAAATGGTTTCTGGTGAGCTTAACTGGAAACTTATAGAAAAAGAAAATAATAAAATAAAAATATTAAACAGCGGTTTTTTTTCAGGCAGGTCACAGGGAGCAACGCTGAATAATGCCGCAGTTAATATATATAAAAGTATGGCAAATAATACCGCAGTTAAACTTGTATCTCAGGTTTCTGAAAAAGTGCTTGGAGATAATTATAAATCAATTAGAATTGTTTTAACTGGGGCAAATACTTTAATTGATGATTTAGCTGATTTAAAAAATGATTTGAAAAATATTCCTTTTGTTTTACAGGTAAAAGAACAGGATGATTCATCTTTAATTGTGGACTATCCTGATAAATCTTATTATTTAGCTGTATTTTTAGAAAAAGATAATAAATATAAAGTAACAAAACTAAGTTATAATGAACTTATTATTAGAAAATAA
- a CDS encoding uracil-DNA glycosylase yields the protein MSSFFHNPKSILFGLDDIMAQENKLNCIKQESNMLNSNVILDNGLSKQEQLDKLKVSFTDCDKCGLAATRTNIVFGNGNADTRLMFIGEGPGADEDAQGLPFVGRSGKLLTKMINAMGLSRDDVYIANIVKCRPPNNRNPLAEEAQACIGYLRSQIQIINPEIIVCLGSVSLNFLLQPEGKIKLEISKLRGKWQNFYGYKVLPTFHPSYLLRNPSKKREAWYDLQVVMKELGLEVPK from the coding sequence ATGAGTTCATTTTTTCATAATCCTAAATCTATTTTGTTTGGCTTAGATGATATTATGGCACAGGAAAATAAGTTAAATTGTATAAAACAAGAAAGTAATATGTTAAATAGTAATGTAATATTAGATAATGGTTTATCAAAACAAGAACAGTTGGATAAATTAAAAGTAAGTTTTACAGATTGTGATAAATGCGGGCTTGCTGCTACTAGAACAAATATTGTTTTTGGTAATGGTAATGCTGATACACGATTAATGTTTATAGGGGAAGGTCCGGGAGCTGATGAAGATGCTCAAGGGCTTCCTTTTGTAGGCAGAAGCGGCAAGCTTTTAACTAAAATGATTAATGCAATGGGTTTAAGTAGAGATGATGTGTATATTGCAAATATAGTTAAATGCAGACCACCAAATAATAGGAACCCATTAGCAGAAGAAGCTCAAGCATGCATAGGCTATTTAAGAAGCCAGATACAAATAATTAACCCTGAAATAATTGTATGCCTTGGCTCTGTTTCTCTTAATTTTTTGCTGCAGCCAGAAGGGAAAATAAAACTTGAAATTAGTAAACTTCGTGGCAAATGGCAGAATTTTTACGGATATAAAGTGCTTCCTACTTTTCATCCGTCATATCTTTTAAGAAATCCTTCTAAAAAGCGTGAAGCATGGTATGATTTGCAAGTAGTAATGAAAGAGTTAGGCTTAGAGGTGCCAAAGTAA
- a CDS encoding DUF302 domain-containing protein has translation MKKFKFLTIAVFVLGFAAVSFSAGHTTAIESKYDYKTTVEKTINAVKANKKATLFAVIDHGENAKKLNAEMGRGTLIIFGNPAFGASFMKEYPQAGIDLPLRIYIFEDKGKVYFSYINPTDIAKNYKGADKHEFIKGTQNMLDGMAKNIIK, from the coding sequence ATGAAAAAGTTTAAATTTTTAACTATCGCTGTTTTTGTATTAGGTTTTGCTGCTGTTTCTTTTTCTGCAGGCCATACTACAGCAATTGAAAGTAAATATGATTACAAAACAACAGTAGAAAAAACAATCAATGCTGTTAAAGCAAATAAAAAAGCAACATTATTTGCAGTAATTGACCATGGTGAGAATGCAAAAAAATTAAATGCTGAAATGGGTCGTGGCACATTAATAATTTTTGGAAACCCTGCTTTTGGTGCTTCTTTTATGAAAGAATACCCACAGGCTGGTATTGATTTACCTTTAAGAATATACATTTTTGAAGATAAAGGCAAAGTATATTTTTCTTATATTAACCCAACTGACATAGCTAAAAACTATAAAGGTGCAGATAAACATGAATTTATCAAAGGCACACAAAATATGTTAGATGGTATGGCAAAAAATATTATTAAATAA
- the truB gene encoding tRNA pseudouridine(55) synthase TruB, producing MNGIVSVYKESGMTSFDVVAKIRRLFNVSKCGHLGTLDPMAEGVLPILTGYATRFADYLSSVDKEYIAEFKLGERSQSYDNTSEIEKVSDKIVSVEDLKNTFSSLTGKISLKVPAYSAKKINGVRAYKLARKGEIEDAGQKEMEIYSIDLLNYEYPFGIMKVSCGKGTYIRSIINTIGERLETGALMSGLIRSANGVFKSNKSYKISQLEQLSEENKLSQAVIPVYDVLEWGRVVIKDSFIKHIKNGVSPNKDSFLFFPIEHKGSNFFIMDNKGNLLAAAERCESSDHPLKLNIVIN from the coding sequence ATGAATGGTATTGTAAGTGTATATAAAGAATCTGGTATGACATCTTTTGATGTTGTAGCAAAAATACGACGCCTTTTTAATGTATCAAAATGCGGTCATCTTGGAACACTTGACCCTATGGCAGAAGGTGTTCTTCCTATTTTAACCGGATATGCAACAAGATTTGCAGATTATTTATCAAGTGTAGATAAAGAATATATTGCAGAATTTAAACTTGGGGAAAGAAGTCAAAGTTATGATAACACTTCAGAAATAGAAAAAGTTTCAGATAAAATTGTTAGTGTGGAAGATTTAAAAAATACTTTCAGCTCTTTAACTGGTAAAATATCTTTAAAAGTTCCAGCATATTCTGCTAAAAAAATAAATGGTGTTAGAGCTTATAAGCTTGCACGGAAAGGCGAGATAGAAGATGCTGGTCAAAAAGAAATGGAAATATATTCTATTGACCTTTTAAACTATGAATATCCATTTGGTATAATGAAAGTATCATGCGGTAAAGGCACATATATAAGAAGTATAATAAATACTATTGGCGAGCGTTTAGAAACTGGTGCATTGATGAGTGGTCTTATTCGTTCAGCTAATGGAGTATTTAAATCTAATAAATCTTATAAAATTTCTCAGCTTGAGCAGCTTTCTGAAGAAAATAAATTATCACAAGCAGTTATTCCTGTTTATGATGTGTTAGAATGGGGCAGAGTTGTTATTAAGGACAGCTTTATTAAACACATAAAAAATGGTGTTTCTCCAAATAAAGATTCTTTTTTATTTTTTCCTATAGAGCATAAAGGCAGTAATTTTTTTATAATGGATAATAAAGGGAATTTACTTGCAGCTGCAGAAAGATGTGAAAGTTCAGACCATCCATTAAAGTTGAATATTGTAATAAATTAA
- the rbfA gene encoding 30S ribosome-binding factor RbfA — translation MQETLRTKRFAELIRQEVSNVIRDSVHDPKVKDVVITAVKVNVDLDLARIYWTTYNNDALKGIQAGLERSAGFIRKEILKSVRSKKVPKLEFIIDDSRQEADRIDGLLSLIEKENH, via the coding sequence ATGCAGGAAACATTAAGAACAAAACGATTTGCGGAGCTAATAAGGCAGGAAGTATCAAATGTAATAAGGGATAGTGTTCATGATCCAAAAGTAAAAGATGTAGTTATTACTGCTGTAAAAGTAAATGTTGACTTAGATTTAGCAAGAATATACTGGACTACATATAATAATGATGCATTAAAAGGTATACAGGCAGGTTTAGAGCGTTCTGCAGGGTTTATTCGTAAAGAAATATTAAAATCTGTCCGCAGCAAAAAAGTGCCAAAATTAGAATTTATTATAGATGATTCCAGACAAGAAGCAGACAGAATAGACGGTCTGCTTAGCTTAATAGAAAAGGAAAACCATTAA
- the infB gene encoding translation initiation factor IF-2 — translation MALKKVSDVAKNAGISIEETVKVLQASGVQVSNGNDTVKDEDVTAAGLDKRGQLDRRQEMLQKALERHKKGVKIKEVVVSNKNTGGSQQDGPNIKLSKEELKKRKKLMEQHIKKVDEDRIQYNKEKAAQQYNPQSVKKTTVKQETKEMQTVSTDVKTTAVNQNNNTANQNNTIASNNNEASKNSHKQSYNKNTQSRQNFQNKNQDRSKEQKKDDRKDKPFNKNKPSDKNKSFSKDRNEKTDRQFNKDRDKSDKRFQDRDKNSSSDRFRDNKGGKNQQTGGQQRMGNDNVFIAVDEDRKRIVKKKEDENKDKDKESKKTKSKKDSKRSKSWIKTINEGMDELTIENEVDSSPAISPNIDISDLLDVDPDRQPKNNNFNKNRLNKKVNKKQDKSQIKAFVRPEKIEIGEYIVISEFGSLIGVKTTELIKKLFSMGIMASVNQSIDAESAQLLGLEYGVEVTIKTITEDDLLPVYDDKEEDLEKRPPIVTVMGHVDHGKTSLLDAIRSTSVVSGEAGGITQHIGAYEVECSNGTVTFLDTPGHEAFTTLRARGALLTDIVILVVAADDGVKPQTKEAIDHAKAAGVRIVVAINKIDKDGANSDKVKQQLAEYGIIPEEWGGDYQFQEISAKKRLHIDDLLDRVMLEAEILDLKGNKNRPAEGVVIESRLDKQKGPVATVLVKNGTLRRGDTFISGSQFGKVRAMFNYKGLSIKDAGLSIPAEVMGFSELPEAGEKFIVTDEKTAKQVTELRAKLAKEQQMADRGKLSLADFFSKMKDGELKELNIVLKADAQGSLEALSSSLLKLSNKEVKVSIIHDGIGAINESDISLAVASSAIIIGFNVRPDAKAKQSAEREKINIELYSVIYKAIDDVKLALEGLLSPEVKENIIGHIEIRQIFSAPKVGKIAGCFVTDGKVTRNSSVRVIRDSIVIFDGKLSSLKRFTDDVKEVVAGYECGLTIEKYQDIKENDVLEVYEVVEEKRTLEDVAKDEKEK, via the coding sequence AAGAAGAACTGAAAAAGCGTAAAAAATTAATGGAGCAGCACATTAAAAAAGTTGATGAAGATAGAATTCAGTATAATAAAGAAAAAGCAGCTCAGCAATATAACCCGCAGAGTGTAAAAAAAACTACAGTAAAACAGGAAACAAAAGAAATGCAGACTGTTTCTACTGATGTGAAAACTACTGCTGTTAATCAAAATAATAATACTGCTAACCAAAATAATACTATTGCATCTAATAATAATGAAGCTTCTAAAAACAGCCATAAACAAAGCTACAACAAAAATACTCAAAGTCGTCAAAATTTTCAAAATAAAAACCAAGACCGTTCAAAAGAGCAAAAAAAGGACGACCGTAAAGATAAACCATTTAATAAAAATAAACCAAGTGATAAAAATAAAAGTTTTTCTAAAGATAGAAATGAGAAAACTGATAGACAATTTAATAAAGATAGAGATAAAAGTGATAAGCGTTTTCAAGACAGAGATAAAAACAGCTCAAGTGATAGATTTCGCGATAATAAAGGCGGAAAAAATCAGCAGACTGGCGGTCAGCAGAGAATGGGTAATGATAATGTATTTATAGCTGTTGATGAAGATAGAAAACGCATTGTTAAAAAGAAAGAAGACGAAAATAAAGATAAAGATAAAGAAAGTAAAAAAACAAAAAGTAAAAAAGATAGTAAACGCTCTAAAAGCTGGATAAAAACTATTAATGAAGGTATGGATGAGCTTACTATTGAAAATGAAGTAGATAGTTCGCCTGCTATTTCGCCAAATATTGATATTTCAGATTTATTAGATGTAGACCCTGATAGACAGCCAAAAAATAACAATTTTAATAAAAATAGATTAAATAAAAAAGTAAATAAAAAGCAGGATAAATCTCAAATAAAAGCATTTGTCCGTCCAGAAAAAATAGAAATAGGGGAATATATTGTTATATCTGAATTTGGCAGTTTAATAGGTGTTAAAACCACTGAGCTTATTAAAAAATTATTTTCTATGGGCATTATGGCTAGTGTTAATCAGTCAATAGATGCTGAAAGTGCTCAGCTTTTAGGTCTTGAATATGGTGTAGAAGTTACTATTAAAACTATTACAGAAGATGATTTGCTGCCAGTATATGATGATAAAGAAGAAGATTTGGAAAAACGCCCGCCAATTGTTACAGTTATGGGACATGTTGATCATGGTAAAACTTCTCTTTTAGATGCTATTCGTTCAACAAGTGTTGTATCTGGTGAAGCTGGTGGTATTACTCAGCATATTGGTGCATATGAAGTAGAATGCAGCAATGGAACTGTTACATTTTTAGATACTCCAGGTCATGAAGCATTTACAACACTTCGTGCTCGCGGTGCATTATTAACAGATATAGTCATTTTAGTTGTTGCAGCAGATGATGGTGTTAAACCACAGACAAAAGAAGCTATTGACCATGCAAAAGCAGCTGGTGTTCGTATAGTTGTGGCAATTAATAAAATAGATAAAGATGGAGCAAATTCTGATAAAGTTAAACAGCAACTGGCAGAATATGGCATTATCCCAGAAGAATGGGGCGGAGATTATCAATTTCAAGAAATTTCTGCAAAAAAACGCCTGCATATTGATGATTTATTAGATAGAGTTATGCTTGAAGCAGAAATACTTGATTTAAAAGGCAATAAAAACAGACCTGCAGAGGGTGTTGTTATTGAAAGCCGTCTTGATAAACAAAAAGGACCTGTTGCAACAGTGCTTGTTAAAAATGGTACTTTAAGACGCGGCGATACATTTATTTCAGGTTCTCAATTTGGCAAAGTAAGAGCTATGTTTAACTATAAAGGCTTATCTATAAAAGATGCTGGTCTATCTATTCCTGCTGAAGTTATGGGCTTCAGCGAACTTCCAGAAGCAGGTGAGAAATTTATTGTAACTGACGAAAAAACAGCAAAACAAGTTACAGAATTAAGAGCTAAGCTTGCAAAAGAACAGCAGATGGCTGACAGGGGTAAACTTTCACTTGCTGACTTCTTTAGTAAAATGAAAGATGGCGAATTGAAAGAATTAAATATTGTATTAAAAGCAGATGCACAAGGCTCATTAGAAGCATTATCATCATCTCTTTTAAAACTTTCTAATAAAGAAGTAAAAGTAAGCATTATACATGATGGTATAGGTGCAATTAATGAGTCAGATATATCTCTTGCTGTTGCATCAAGTGCTATTATAATAGGCTTTAATGTTCGTCCAGATGCAAAAGCAAAACAGTCTGCAGAAAGAGAAAAAATAAATATTGAACTTTATTCAGTAATCTATAAAGCAATAGATGATGTGAAACTTGCTCTTGAAGGTCTGCTTTCACCAGAAGTGAAAGAAAATATTATAGGTCATATAGAAATCAGACAAATATTCTCTGCACCAAAAGTTGGTAAAATTGCAGGTTGTTTTGTTACTGACGGTAAAGTTACTAGAAACTCAAGTGTAAGAGTTATTAGAGATTCTATTGTAATTTTTGATGGTAAATTAAGCTCATTAAAACGATTTACTGATGATGTAAAAGAAGTTGTTGCAGGTTATGAGTGTGGTTTAACTATTGAAAAATATCAAGATATTAAAGAAAATGATGTATTAGAAGTATATGAAGTGGTTGAAGAAAAAAGAACACTAGAAGATGTAGCCAAAGACGAAAAAGAGAAGTAG